The Caloenas nicobarica isolate bCalNic1 chromosome 28, bCalNic1.hap1, whole genome shotgun sequence genome window below encodes:
- the LOC135999525 gene encoding olfactory receptor 14J1-like, protein MSNSSSITQFLLLAFADTRELQLLHFWLFLGIYLAALLGNGLIITTIACDQHLHTPMYFFLLNLALLDMGCISITVPKSMANSLWDTRVISFAGCAAQVFCVFFLLGAEYFLLTIMSYDRYVAICKPLHYGTLLGSRACVHMAAAAWASGFLGALLHTANTFSLPLCKGNALDQFFCEIPQILKLSCSDASLREVGLLIFGASTFFLCFVFIVMSYVQILRAVLRIPSEQGRHKAFATCLPHLAVVFLFLSTAIFSYLKPPSISSPSLDLVVSVLYSVVPPAVNPLIYSMRNQELKDALWKLMP, encoded by the coding sequence atgtccaacagcagctccatcacccagttcctcctcctggcattcgcagacacacgggagctgcagctcttgcacttctggctcttcctgggcatctacctggctgccctcctgggcaacggcctcatcatcaccaccatagcctgtgaccagcacctccacacccccatgtacttcttcctgctcaacctcgccctcctcgacatGGGCTGTatctccatcactgtgcccaaatccatggccaactctctgtgggataccagggtcatttcctttgcaggatgtgctgcccaggtcttctgtgtatttttcttgttaggtgcagagtattttcttctcaccatcatgtcctacgaccgctacgttgccatctgcaaacccctgcactacgggaccctcctgggcagcagagcttgtgtccacatggcagcagctgcctgggccagtgggtttctcggtgctctgctgcacacggccaatacattttcactgccactgtgcaagggcaatgccctggaccagttcttctgtgaaatcccccagatcctcaagctgtcctgctcagatgcctccctcagggaGGTTGGGCTTCTTATATTTGGTGCCTCTACATTCTTTCTATGTTTTGTATTCATTGTGatgtcctatgtgcagatcttaagggccgtgctgaggatcccctctgagcagggacggcacaaagcctttgccacgtgcctccctcacctggccgtggtcttcctgttcctcagcactgccatattttcctacctgaagcccccctccatctcctccccatccctggacctggtggtgtctgttctgtactcagtggtgcctccagcagtgaaccccctcatctacagcatgaggaaccaggagctcaaggatgccctgtggaaactcatgccttag